Proteins from a single region of Oscillatoria sp. FACHB-1406:
- the rplR gene encoding 50S ribosomal protein L18, whose product MKRTRKELVQRRHQRLRKSVSGTAERPRLAVFRSNQHIYAQVIDDTQHSTLVAASTLEPQLKGDLASGATCEASSAVGKLVAERAIAQGITKVVFDRGGNLYHGRVKALAESAREAGLDF is encoded by the coding sequence ATGAAACGCACTCGCAAAGAATTAGTCCAACGCCGCCACCAACGCCTGCGGAAAAGCGTCAGTGGCACAGCAGAACGCCCTCGCTTAGCTGTTTTCCGCTCCAACCAACATATCTACGCTCAAGTCATCGACGACACCCAACACTCGACCTTGGTTGCAGCCTCAACCCTCGAACCTCAACTCAAGGGCGATCTCGCTTCGGGGGCGACCTGCGAAGCCTCCTCTGCGGTTGGCAAATTGGTCGCCGAACGCGCCATAGCGCAAGGGATTACGAAAGTCGTCTTCGATCGCGGCGGCAACCTTTATCACGGGCGCGTCAAAGCTTTAGCCGAATCCGCTCGCGAAGCGGGTCTTGACTTTTAG
- the rpsE gene encoding 30S ribosomal protein S5, with product MAKQNKKSRTKEKESNFQERVIQIRRVSKVVKGGKKLSFRAIVVVGNEKGQVGVGVGKASDVIGAVRKGVADGKKQLIEISLTKANSITHPINGAAGGAKVMMRPAAPGTGVIAGGAVRTVLELAGVKNILAKQLGSNNPLNNARAAIDALETLRTFSDVARERGISLEHLYA from the coding sequence ATGGCAAAACAAAACAAAAAAAGCCGAACCAAAGAAAAAGAATCCAACTTCCAAGAACGGGTCATTCAAATCCGTCGGGTTAGTAAAGTCGTCAAAGGCGGTAAAAAACTCAGTTTCCGCGCCATTGTCGTCGTCGGTAACGAAAAAGGTCAAGTCGGCGTAGGAGTCGGCAAAGCGAGCGACGTAATCGGAGCCGTCCGTAAAGGCGTAGCCGATGGCAAAAAACAACTGATTGAAATCTCCCTCACCAAAGCCAACTCCATCACCCATCCCATTAACGGTGCTGCGGGCGGCGCGAAAGTGATGATGCGTCCCGCCGCTCCCGGTACGGGCGTAATTGCAGGGGGAGCCGTGCGAACCGTCCTCGAACTCGCAGGCGTGAAAAATATTTTAGCCAAACAACTCGGCTCGAATAACCCCCTCAATAACGCTCGGGCGGCGATTGATGCCTTAGAAACCCTGCGAACCTTCTCCGACGTAGCCCGCGAGCGCGGCATCTCTCTCGAACATCTCTACGCTTAA
- the secY gene encoding preprotein translocase subunit SecY — translation MVVSRDKAPTAQETFLQMAQAAGLRGRVLITIGLLILVRFGVKVPVPGINLEAFAEGIRGNSVLGFLDIFSGGGLTALGIFALGILPFINASIIIQLLTAALPSLENLQKNEGEAGRRKISQITRYVALGWAIIQSFGITIGLLRPYAINYGPAFVIETVLALTAGSMFVMWISELITERGIGNGASLLIFVNIVAVLPTTLGNTIEFATKGGREAVVQVVVLLLVFLATIVGIVFVQEGTRRIPIISARRQVGKRLYRERKNYLPLRLNQGGVMPIIFASAVLVLPASLAGLPFVAKAEGASKVLQSIVTALQPGNWAYVLVYLTLIVFFSYFYASLIVNPVDMSQNLKKMGASIPGIRPGKATSEYLEGVLNRLTFLGAIFLGLVATVPTAVESATGVQTLRGFGATSLLILVGVAIDTAKQIQTYVISQRYEGMVKK, via the coding sequence ATGGTTGTTAGTCGCGATAAAGCGCCCACAGCGCAAGAGACGTTCTTGCAAATGGCCCAAGCGGCGGGTTTGCGAGGGCGAGTCTTAATTACAATTGGCTTGTTGATTCTCGTTCGCTTCGGCGTGAAAGTTCCCGTTCCGGGTATCAATCTCGAAGCTTTTGCTGAGGGAATTCGCGGGAATTCAGTTCTCGGTTTTCTCGATATCTTTTCCGGGGGTGGTCTGACGGCTCTCGGAATTTTTGCTTTAGGGATTTTGCCGTTTATTAATGCTTCCATCATTATTCAACTCCTGACGGCAGCCTTGCCTTCGTTGGAGAATTTACAAAAAAATGAAGGGGAAGCCGGACGGCGGAAAATTTCTCAAATTACCCGCTATGTTGCCCTGGGGTGGGCGATAATTCAGAGTTTCGGGATTACCATCGGGCTGTTGCGTCCCTACGCGATTAATTACGGTCCAGCCTTTGTTATTGAAACCGTGTTGGCGCTGACAGCCGGTTCGATGTTCGTGATGTGGATTTCGGAGTTGATTACCGAGCGCGGCATTGGCAACGGTGCATCTTTGTTGATTTTTGTCAACATCGTAGCAGTTTTGCCGACGACGCTGGGCAATACGATTGAGTTCGCGACGAAGGGCGGGCGCGAAGCGGTTGTCCAAGTCGTGGTGCTGTTGTTGGTGTTCTTAGCAACGATTGTCGGGATTGTCTTCGTGCAAGAAGGGACGCGCCGCATTCCGATTATTTCGGCTCGCCGTCAAGTCGGCAAGCGGTTGTATCGGGAGCGGAAGAATTACCTGCCGTTGCGCCTCAATCAGGGAGGCGTAATGCCGATTATTTTTGCCTCAGCCGTTTTAGTGTTGCCTGCTTCTTTAGCCGGATTGCCCTTTGTGGCTAAGGCGGAGGGGGCGAGTAAGGTGTTGCAGAGCATCGTAACAGCGTTACAGCCGGGAAACTGGGCTTACGTTCTGGTCTACTTAACGTTAATCGTGTTTTTTAGCTATTTTTATGCTTCGCTGATCGTCAATCCCGTGGATATGTCGCAAAATTTGAAGAAGATGGGGGCAAGCATTCCGGGGATTCGTCCGGGGAAGGCGACGAGCGAGTATTTGGAGGGCGTATTAAATCGCTTGACGTTCTTGGGGGCGATTTTCTTAGGCTTAGTCGCGACAGTACCAACGGCAGTGGAAAGCGCAACGGGGGTGCAAACTCTGCGAGGTTTTGGGGCAACTTCTCTTTTGATTTTAGTGGGGGTTGCGATCGATACGGCGAAGCAAATTCAGACTTATGTCATTTCCCAGCGTTATGAGGGGATGGTGAAGAAGTAA
- the rpsQ gene encoding 30S ribosomal protein S17 — MAVKERVGVVVSDKMDKTVVVAIENRSPHPKYGKIVVKTKRYKAHDEENQCKEGDRVRIQETRPLSRTKRWKVAEILSSANE; from the coding sequence ATGGCAGTTAAAGAACGCGTGGGAGTCGTCGTGAGCGACAAGATGGATAAGACCGTCGTCGTCGCGATCGAAAATCGCTCTCCCCACCCCAAATACGGAAAAATCGTCGTTAAAACCAAGCGCTATAAAGCCCACGACGAAGAAAATCAGTGCAAAGAAGGCGATCGCGTCCGCATTCAAGAAACGCGCCCTCTCAGTCGCACCAAGCGCTGGAAAGTCGCTGAAATCCTTAGTTCGGCGAACGAATAA
- the rplX gene encoding 50S ribosomal protein L24: MAATKPGKSAKSQTQRYKMHVKKGDTVQIIAGRDKGKVGEILKSIPTQSKVVVKGVNIRTKHVKPQQEGESGRIDTFEAPIHSSNVMLYSTKEKVASRIAYTFTEDGRKVRMLKKTGEIID, from the coding sequence ATGGCCGCAACAAAACCGGGTAAATCGGCAAAATCTCAAACCCAACGCTACAAAATGCACGTTAAAAAAGGCGATACCGTGCAAATCATCGCCGGTCGCGACAAGGGTAAAGTCGGAGAAATTCTCAAAAGCATTCCTACCCAGAGCAAAGTCGTTGTCAAAGGCGTGAACATTAGAACCAAGCACGTCAAGCCGCAACAGGAAGGCGAATCCGGACGCATCGACACTTTTGAAGCGCCCATTCACAGTTCCAATGTCATGCTCTATTCCACTAAAGAAAAAGTCGCCAGCCGCATCGCTTACACCTTCACTGAAGACGGTCGTAAAGTGCGGATGCTGAAAAAGACCGGAGAAATCATCGACTAG
- the rpsH gene encoding 30S ribosomal protein S8: protein MAANDTISDMLVRIRNAGAVRHATTAIPSTKMTRSIAKVLRDEGFIGDYEEVGEGVKKQLMISLKYVGKNRQPLIRHLKRISKPGLRVYKNSKELPRVLGGIGIAIISTSSGIMTDREARKQGIGGEVLCYVW, encoded by the coding sequence ATGGCAGCAAACGACACCATTTCCGATATGCTCGTCCGCATCCGTAACGCGGGTGCAGTCCGGCACGCTACCACCGCCATCCCATCGACAAAAATGACCCGCAGTATTGCTAAAGTCCTCAGAGATGAAGGCTTCATTGGCGACTACGAAGAAGTCGGGGAAGGCGTGAAAAAGCAACTCATGATTTCCCTTAAATACGTGGGTAAAAACCGCCAGCCCTTGATTCGCCATCTCAAGCGCATCAGTAAACCGGGTTTGCGCGTCTACAAAAACAGTAAAGAACTACCCCGCGTCCTCGGCGGTATTGGCATCGCCATCATTTCCACTTCCAGCGGGATTATGACCGACCGAGAAGCGCGCAAGCAAGGAATCGGCGGCGAAGTCCTGTGTTACGTCTGGTAA
- the rplO gene encoding 50S ribosomal protein L15 yields MRINDAVPKKGSRTRPRRVGRGIAAGQGASCGFGMRGQKSRSGTGTKPGFEGGQMPLYRRVPKLKYFTVVNPKHFTTINVKDLASLEPNTEVTLELLLENGSIKTNRGPLKILGDGELNVPLQVKAAAFTVGAKSKIEAAGGQCEVVS; encoded by the coding sequence ATGCGAATCAACGATGCAGTCCCCAAAAAAGGGTCTCGCACGCGCCCCCGACGAGTCGGACGCGGTATCGCCGCCGGACAGGGTGCGAGTTGCGGCTTTGGGATGCGGGGTCAAAAATCGCGCTCCGGTACGGGAACTAAACCGGGATTTGAAGGCGGACAAATGCCCCTCTATCGCCGCGTTCCCAAACTGAAGTATTTCACCGTCGTCAATCCCAAACATTTCACGACGATTAACGTCAAAGACCTCGCTTCCCTGGAACCCAACACAGAAGTTACCCTCGAACTTCTTTTAGAAAATGGCTCGATTAAAACCAATCGCGGCCCGCTGAAAATTCTTGGGGATGGAGAACTTAACGTTCCGCTTCAGGTAAAAGCCGCCGCTTTTACCGTTGGTGCTAAAAGTAAAATTGAAGCCGCAGGCGGTCAGTGTGAAGTGGTTAGCTAA
- the rplC gene encoding 50S ribosomal protein L3, translating into MTLGILGTKLGMTQIFDPETGIAIPVTVIQAGPCTVTQIKTQQTDGYEAVQLGFSQVKEKALSQPELGHLKKANAVPLRHLKEYRLENAAQYELGQSIVADILSSGQLVDVTGISMGRGFAGYQKRHNFRRGPMSHGSKNHREPGSTGPGTTPGRIFPGKKLAGRYGGTQVTIRKLSVVRVDSERNLILIKGAVPGKPGGLLSIAPANIVGK; encoded by the coding sequence GTGACTCTCGGAATCCTCGGAACCAAACTCGGCATGACCCAAATCTTCGATCCGGAGACCGGAATTGCCATTCCCGTCACCGTCATCCAAGCAGGGCCTTGTACGGTTACGCAAATCAAAACCCAACAAACCGACGGCTACGAAGCCGTTCAACTCGGTTTCAGCCAAGTCAAAGAGAAAGCCCTTTCTCAACCCGAGTTAGGCCACCTCAAAAAAGCTAATGCAGTCCCCCTGCGCCACCTAAAAGAATATCGCCTCGAGAATGCCGCTCAATACGAGCTAGGTCAGTCCATCGTCGCCGATATTCTGAGCAGCGGGCAACTGGTCGATGTCACCGGTATTAGCATGGGGCGAGGCTTCGCCGGCTATCAAAAGCGGCATAACTTCAGACGCGGCCCCATGTCTCACGGCTCGAAGAACCACCGCGAACCCGGTTCGACCGGTCCTGGAACCACGCCCGGTCGCATTTTCCCCGGCAAAAAGCTAGCGGGAAGATACGGCGGCACGCAAGTCACCATCCGCAAGCTCTCGGTCGTCCGCGTCGATTCCGAACGCAATCTCATCCTGATTAAAGGAGCCGTTCCCGGCAAACCGGGCGGATTGCTGAGCATCGCCCCCGCAAACATTGTTGGAAAGTAG
- the rplP gene encoding 50S ribosomal protein L16, with protein MLSPKRTKFRKQQRGRMKGLSTQGSTLNFGDFGLQATEPAWITARQIEAARRAMTRYVRRGGKIWIRIFPDKPVTMRAAETRMGSGKGSPEFWVAVVKPGRIMFEMAGVSEEIAREAMRLAMQKLPIKTKFVTREQEYT; from the coding sequence ATGTTAAGCCCCAAACGCACTAAATTCCGCAAACAGCAACGCGGACGCATGAAAGGCCTCTCCACCCAAGGCAGCACGCTCAATTTCGGCGACTTCGGCTTGCAAGCAACCGAACCGGCCTGGATTACCGCGCGTCAAATCGAAGCCGCCCGTCGGGCGATGACTCGATACGTTCGCCGGGGGGGAAAAATCTGGATTCGCATCTTCCCCGACAAACCCGTAACCATGCGAGCCGCTGAAACCCGGATGGGTTCCGGGAAAGGCTCTCCTGAATTCTGGGTTGCCGTCGTCAAACCCGGCCGGATTATGTTTGAGATGGCCGGTGTTTCTGAAGAAATCGCTCGCGAAGCCATGCGTCTTGCCATGCAAAAACTGCCGATTAAGACTAAATTCGTGACTCGAGAGCAGGAGTATACCTAA
- the rpmC gene encoding 50S ribosomal protein L29 yields the protein MAFPKIEDARKLSDDELSDEIIAAKRQLFTLRLQQATRQLEKTHEFKHLKHRISQLLTVEREREIAAQREAAPSIAQTAPATEEE from the coding sequence ATGGCTTTTCCGAAGATTGAAGACGCGCGCAAACTCAGCGACGACGAATTGAGCGACGAAATTATCGCGGCCAAGCGCCAACTCTTTACCTTGCGCCTGCAACAAGCCACGCGCCAACTCGAAAAAACTCACGAGTTCAAGCACTTGAAGCATCGCATCTCCCAACTTTTAACCGTCGAACGAGAACGGGAAATCGCCGCCCAGCGAGAAGCAGCCCCGTCCATCGCCCAAACCGCCCCCGCCACCGAGGAGGAGTAA
- the rplD gene encoding 50S ribosomal protein L4, which translates to MVTCVVKNWQGEEAGEASFELSAAKEENAAHIVHRALVRHLANARQGTASTKTRSEVRGGGRKPWRQKGTGRARAGSNRSPLWRGGGVIFGPKPRDYSQKMNRKERRLALRTALQNRVEDLIVVEEFGEQLSRPKTKDLLSALARWGASPDEKVLLILPEKSENIYLSGRNVENLKMILATALNVYDLLNADKIVTTNLALQKIQEVYSD; encoded by the coding sequence ATGGTTACTTGTGTAGTAAAAAACTGGCAGGGCGAAGAGGCGGGAGAAGCATCCTTTGAATTGAGCGCAGCCAAAGAAGAAAATGCCGCGCACATCGTCCACCGCGCGCTGGTGCGTCACCTCGCCAACGCCCGCCAAGGAACAGCTTCCACCAAAACCCGCTCGGAAGTCCGAGGGGGCGGTCGCAAACCTTGGCGACAAAAGGGAACGGGACGGGCGCGCGCTGGCTCCAACCGCTCTCCGCTCTGGCGGGGCGGCGGCGTAATTTTTGGTCCTAAGCCCAGAGATTACAGTCAAAAAATGAATCGCAAAGAGCGGCGATTGGCACTGCGTACTGCTCTCCAAAACCGCGTCGAAGATTTAATTGTCGTTGAAGAGTTTGGCGAACAGTTATCGCGACCGAAAACTAAGGATTTGCTTTCAGCCCTCGCGCGTTGGGGAGCCAGTCCCGACGAGAAGGTGTTGCTGATTTTACCCGAGAAATCCGAAAACATTTATTTGTCCGGGCGGAATGTCGAGAATTTGAAGATGATTTTAGCCACCGCTCTCAACGTTTACGATCTCTTAAACGCCGACAAAATTGTAACAACGAACCTGGCGCTGCAAAAAATCCAGGAGGTTTACAGTGATTAA
- a CDS encoding 50S ribosomal protein L23, protein MIKTNPRDLADLVLKPIVTEKATMLMEQNKYVFDVALQATKPEIKAAIEGLFSVKVTKVNTLRPPRKKKRVGKFIGYKPLYKRAIVTLAAEDSLQPILFPEV, encoded by the coding sequence GTGATTAAGACCAATCCTCGCGATCTCGCCGACCTCGTGTTGAAACCGATTGTCACCGAGAAAGCAACGATGCTCATGGAGCAAAATAAGTACGTTTTTGACGTAGCGCTCCAAGCCACTAAGCCAGAAATTAAGGCAGCGATCGAAGGTTTGTTTTCGGTAAAGGTGACGAAAGTGAATACATTGCGTCCGCCCCGGAAAAAGAAGCGCGTCGGCAAGTTTATTGGTTATAAGCCGCTTTACAAACGCGCGATCGTCACACTTGCGGCGGAAGACTCGCTGCAACCCATCCTCTTCCCAGAAGTCTAG
- the rplF gene encoding 50S ribosomal protein L6, producing the protein MSRIGKRPIDLPDKVTVEIDGQNVTVKGPKGQLARTLTNPVSVEQDGNLVKVLRRDESRLARQRHGLSRTLVANMIEGVSKGYTKQLEIQGVGYRAQMQGKNLVLNVGYSHPVEIEPPEGIQLDVPKDSKGLQITISGIDKEVVGNIAAKIRSVRPPEVYKGKGIRYQGEVVRRKAGKTGKGGKK; encoded by the coding sequence ATGTCTCGTATTGGCAAGCGCCCCATCGACCTCCCCGATAAAGTGACCGTCGAGATCGACGGACAAAACGTTACAGTTAAAGGCCCCAAAGGTCAACTCGCTCGCACCCTCACCAATCCGGTTAGCGTCGAACAAGACGGCAACCTCGTTAAAGTTCTCCGCCGCGACGAATCTCGCCTCGCCCGCCAGCGCCACGGTTTATCCCGCACCCTCGTCGCCAACATGATCGAGGGCGTATCTAAAGGTTACACCAAGCAACTGGAAATCCAAGGCGTAGGCTATCGCGCCCAAATGCAAGGTAAAAACCTCGTCCTTAACGTCGGCTACAGCCATCCCGTGGAAATCGAGCCGCCCGAAGGCATACAACTCGATGTCCCTAAAGACAGCAAAGGCTTGCAAATTACCATCAGCGGTATCGATAAAGAAGTTGTCGGCAACATTGCCGCTAAAATTCGATCCGTCCGTCCTCCCGAAGTTTATAAAGGCAAAGGGATTCGCTACCAAGGCGAAGTGGTTCGCCGCAAAGCGGGTAAAACCGGTAAAGGAGGCAAAAAATAA
- the rplV gene encoding 50S ribosomal protein L22 — protein sequence MAVSTQEEVKAIARYIRMSPHKVRRVLDQIRGRSYREALIILEFMPYRACEPVLKVLRSAVANAEHNNGYDPATLTVSSAYADQGPSLRRFRPRAQGRAYQIRKPTCHITVAVAPNVEE from the coding sequence ATGGCTGTTAGTACCCAAGAAGAAGTTAAAGCGATCGCGCGCTATATTCGGATGTCCCCCCACAAAGTACGGCGGGTTCTCGACCAAATTCGCGGTCGCTCCTATCGAGAAGCCCTCATTATTCTCGAATTTATGCCCTATCGCGCCTGCGAACCCGTCCTCAAAGTCTTGCGGTCGGCTGTCGCCAATGCCGAACATAACAACGGCTACGACCCCGCCACCCTGACCGTGAGTTCGGCCTACGCCGACCAAGGGCCAAGCTTGAGACGCTTCCGCCCCAGAGCGCAAGGACGCGCCTACCAAATTCGCAAACCGACGTGCCATATTACCGTCGCGGTAGCTCCCAACGTCGAGGAATAA
- the rpsC gene encoding 30S ribosomal protein S3 — protein sequence MGQKIHPRGFRLGITKEHRSRWYADTKRYPELLKEDRKIRQYVEQTLNKSSGQGKNQTYAGISEVRIERKADQIDLEIHTARPGVVVGRGGSGIDSLRAGLQEFLGGNRQIRVNVVEVSRVDADAGLIAEYIAQQLERRVSFRRVVRQAIQRALKAEVQGIKVQVSGRLNGAEIARTESTLEGSVPLHTLRADIDYAYRTALTIYGILGIKVWVFKGEIIPGTEEAPAAAPVQTPRRQRRRQQFEDRSE from the coding sequence GTGGGACAAAAAATACACCCGAGAGGCTTTCGCCTCGGCATTACTAAAGAACATCGGTCGCGCTGGTATGCCGACACCAAACGCTATCCAGAACTTTTAAAAGAAGACCGTAAAATTCGTCAATACGTCGAGCAAACTCTCAATAAAAGCTCCGGTCAGGGTAAAAACCAGACCTACGCGGGCATTTCTGAAGTTCGTATCGAACGCAAAGCCGACCAGATCGATCTCGAAATTCATACCGCTCGTCCCGGTGTAGTTGTCGGTCGCGGCGGCAGTGGAATCGACTCCCTGCGCGCCGGACTGCAAGAATTCCTCGGCGGCAACCGACAAATTCGCGTTAACGTCGTGGAAGTCTCCCGCGTCGATGCTGATGCCGGTTTGATTGCCGAATACATCGCCCAGCAACTCGAACGGCGGGTTTCTTTCCGTCGCGTCGTGCGTCAAGCCATCCAACGCGCCCTCAAAGCCGAAGTGCAAGGGATTAAAGTTCAAGTGAGCGGTCGCTTGAACGGTGCGGAAATCGCGCGGACTGAATCCACCCTCGAAGGGAGCGTGCCACTGCACACCTTGAGAGCCGATATCGACTACGCTTATCGAACCGCCCTGACTATTTACGGCATCCTCGGCATTAAAGTTTGGGTGTTCAAAGGCGAAATTATTCCCGGTACTGAAGAAGCGCCCGCCGCCGCCCCCGTGCAAACGCCGCGCCGCCAGCGCCGCCGCCAGCAGTTTGAAGACCGCTCGGAATAG
- the rpsS gene encoding 30S ribosomal protein S19: MGRSLKKGPFIADSLLSKIEQLNAKNEKRVIKTWSRASTVLPQMVGHTIAVHNGRQHVPVFISEQMVGHKLGEFAPTRTFRGHAKSDKKAGRR, from the coding sequence ATGGGTCGTTCTCTCAAAAAAGGTCCATTTATTGCCGACAGCCTGCTGTCGAAAATCGAACAGCTTAACGCCAAGAATGAGAAACGAGTGATCAAAACTTGGTCGAGAGCCTCCACCGTCCTACCGCAAATGGTCGGGCATACCATCGCCGTTCACAACGGTCGCCAGCACGTCCCCGTATTTATTTCCGAGCAAATGGTCGGTCATAAATTAGGAGAGTTTGCACCGACGCGGACGTTCCGAGGTCATGCCAAGAGCGACAAAAAAGCCGGACGCAGATAA
- the rplN gene encoding 50S ribosomal protein L14 gives MIQQQTYLNVADNSGAKKLMCLRVLGTGNCRYAGIGDEIIAVVKDAIPNMGVKKSDVVRAVVVRTRQSVRRDSGMSIRFDDNAAVIINQDGNPKGTRVFGPIARELREKNFTKIVSLAPEVI, from the coding sequence ATGATCCAACAACAAACCTACCTCAACGTCGCCGACAATAGCGGGGCCAAAAAACTAATGTGCCTGCGGGTTCTCGGCACCGGCAACTGCCGCTATGCTGGCATCGGCGATGAAATTATCGCCGTCGTCAAGGATGCCATCCCCAATATGGGGGTCAAAAAATCCGATGTCGTTCGCGCCGTCGTCGTCCGCACCCGGCAATCGGTTCGTCGCGACAGCGGTATGAGCATCCGTTTTGACGATAACGCCGCCGTCATTATTAACCAAGACGGTAATCCTAAAGGGACGCGCGTCTTCGGGCCTATTGCTCGCGAACTGCGCGAAAAAAACTTTACCAAAATCGTCTCTCTTGCTCCAGAGGTAATTTAA
- the rplE gene encoding 50S ribosomal protein L5: MTQRLKTTYEETIVPKLKEQFSYTNVHQVPKLVKITVNRGLGEASQNAKALESSIAELATITGQKPVVTRAKKAIAGFKLRQGMPVGLMVTLRSERMYAFLDRLIGIALPRIRDFRGISPKSFDGRGNYSLGIREQIIFPEIEYDSIDKIRGMDISIITTASTDEEGRALLKEMGMPFRSN, translated from the coding sequence ATGACTCAACGACTGAAAACCACTTACGAAGAAACGATCGTTCCCAAACTTAAGGAACAATTTTCCTACACTAACGTTCACCAAGTCCCCAAATTGGTGAAGATTACAGTCAATCGCGGACTGGGTGAAGCCAGCCAAAACGCTAAAGCCTTAGAATCTTCGATTGCAGAACTCGCGACGATTACCGGACAAAAGCCCGTCGTCACCCGCGCTAAAAAAGCGATCGCAGGCTTCAAACTCCGTCAGGGGATGCCTGTCGGTCTTATGGTGACGCTGCGTTCCGAACGGATGTATGCTTTCCTCGATCGCCTGATTGGGATCGCCCTCCCCCGCATTCGCGACTTTCGCGGTATCAGCCCCAAAAGCTTCGACGGTAGAGGCAACTACAGCCTCGGCATCCGCGAACAGATTATTTTCCCTGAAATTGAATACGACAGCATCGATAAAATTCGAGGCATGGACATTTCAATTATCACCACCGCCAGCACCGACGAAGAAGGTCGCGCCTTACTCAAAGAAATGGGAATGCCATTCCGGAGTAATTAA
- the rplB gene encoding 50S ribosomal protein L2, with amino-acid sequence MGIRTYRPMTPGTRQASVSDFAEVTKTEPEKSLTRYKHRKRGRNNRGVVTSRHRGGGHKRLYREIDFRRDKLNVPAKVAAIEYDPNRNARIALLYYQDGEKRYILAPAGLKVGDSIISGPDSPFETGNALPLAKIPLGTDVHNIELVAGRGGQIVRAAGGAAQVVAKEGDYVTLRLPSKEVRMVRRECYATIGRVGNAEIRNLSLGKAGRTRRLGKRPHVRGSAMNPVDHPHGGGEGRAPIGRSGPVTPWGKPALGMKTRKRKKQSSALIVRRRNTGQ; translated from the coding sequence ATGGGTATTCGTACTTACCGGCCAATGACCCCCGGAACTCGGCAAGCCAGCGTCTCTGACTTTGCTGAAGTGACCAAAACCGAGCCAGAAAAATCTCTAACGCGATATAAACATCGCAAACGAGGGCGTAACAATCGCGGTGTCGTTACCAGTCGCCATCGCGGGGGCGGACACAAACGTCTCTACCGCGAGATTGACTTTCGCAGAGATAAACTTAACGTCCCGGCAAAAGTGGCAGCGATCGAGTACGATCCCAACCGCAATGCCAGAATTGCGCTTCTCTACTACCAAGATGGAGAAAAGCGCTACATTCTCGCACCGGCAGGCTTAAAAGTCGGCGATAGCATTATTTCCGGCCCCGATTCACCCTTTGAAACGGGTAACGCCCTACCTTTAGCGAAGATTCCCTTGGGAACCGACGTGCATAATATCGAACTCGTCGCTGGACGCGGCGGTCAAATCGTTCGTGCCGCAGGCGGTGCAGCCCAAGTCGTCGCTAAAGAAGGAGACTATGTAACCCTGAGATTGCCCTCCAAAGAAGTCCGTATGGTACGTCGCGAATGCTACGCCACCATCGGTCGCGTCGGCAATGCCGAAATTCGCAACTTAAGTTTGGGTAAAGCAGGGCGTACCCGTCGCTTAGGCAAGAGACCTCACGTTCGCGGTAGCGCCATGAACCCAGTAGACCACCCCCACGGCGGTGGCGAAGGTCGCGCGCCGATTGGTCGCAGCGGCCCGGTTACCCCTTGGGGCAAACCAGCACTGGGAATGAAGACACGCAAGCGGAAAAAGCAGAGTAGTGCTTTAATCGTGCGCCGTCGCAACACCGGTCAATAG